From the Bacillus sp. 2205SS5-2 genome, the window CTATGCCGTCTGCCCCAGCATCTAAAGCCGCTTGAAAGGCTACCATTGTATTCTCAGGGTAGTCACCAGCCGCACCACGGTGTGCAAAGATTAGAGTCAACAAGATCACTCCTTATTCATAATTCATTTGTCCATTCCATAAATAATATTTCCCAATCATTCCTTCGTGTAAGTGTTTAACGGAGTTTTTCATTTCAAGCTCAACATTTGAAAAGGTTCGCTTCGTGATCTCAATCAAACCTTCAGATTTTGTATCTAACCAATTTATCATCGCTAATCGTTTTTCATCGATTTCTGCTAATTCTTTCAAATCCATTTCTAGGCTTTCTTCTAAATGTTCCAGTTGGATTCGCTGACGATCATTAAGCTCAAGAAGTGAAGAGTGAAGAGTACTCAGCACTTTTCGCTTTCTTTCTATTTCAATTAAGTATTGCTTATATCTTGAAAGGATATTTTTCACCTCATATTCGAGTTGAATGGAATCAAATCCAGATACCTTGAGTTGTGTTCTTCTCTCCATTCGATTACCAACTACCGCTACCGTTATCATCCCATGTGCTTCGGCAACCCCACCGATGAGCTGACCTCTTCTCTTATCTAAGAAGATGTTATTGCTTTTTATTTCACACCCTTTTGCATAGGTGCCAATATGAACATCCCCATCAGCATAAATTCTACATTCATTCGCGTGTTTTACATATACATTTTTTCCAGCATCGATACTGGTCTCCTGATGACCAAAAATCCCCCCTTTAATGAAAATACTACCGTATAGAGAAGTAATGTTATCACAACTACTTACTCCCATCTCACCTTGTATATAAATATCCTTCGAGGCCTTGACACTAAACCTCGATTGGATTATACCTTTGATGGTGATATTTCCTTCAAATTCAATATTCCCTGTTTCTACACCAACATCGCCATCAATTACTAGATGGTCTCCGATAGAAATTTTCCCACTTGTAAATTCGACAATCCCTTCTCTTTTTGCTCTAAGGACTGTTTTATCTTTCTCATCTGAAACGGTCACGGAAATCTTATCATAGGAAAGACTACGATCTTTCCCCGATTTTGCTTGAATTGAATCACCAGTCACTGTTTTACCAGGTGTACCTGGTTGTGGTGGTATTCTCTCACCAATCCATTCCCCTTTTTTCACCTCTACAAGAAAATTCATATCATAGTAATTCGCCTGACCATCTTCACGAATGGTTGGTTTTCGTTCCGACCTTTCAATATAGATTAACTCTGCATGATTACCATCAGTTGGGGGAACGCCTTCAGCGATTGTAAAAAACTTTCCTGCGATGAGATTTGAATGAAGAACTTCTTCCTTGATGCCATAAATCACGGCAGTTTCTTTTAAAGCTTCTTTTATTTCATTCATATACTTATCATAATCTCGTTCAAGCTCTTCAACCGTGCAATTAATTTTTACGTCAGCCTTCATTTCATCTTTTGAAATCAAGCATTCAATGATATTTTTAGTTTTCCCAACTAATATATTCTGTTCCCCTTTTTCAAGAGCGTTCTTTAAAGCAGTAAACTCAGTAATTAATATTCTTGGATGCTCACGAAGTAACTCATTAAATTTCCTAATGGGAAATCCTTTTTTAAAGGTATTGATAAAAATATCACCTTCATGAGTATTCATAGAAAAAAAATCATTGTATATAATTTCCATCTTCTCACTCACCTATTCCTTTTATCCTACTTTCTAGTATAAGAAAAAAAAGAATATTTCGATAGTATATATAGCAAAACTATTATGAACTTTTCGATTAATATTATTAAAACAATAATATTTCAAAAATGAATTTCTCCACTTTTGCTATCCATTCTTATTTGCAATTACCCATTCGCTCCCCTTTCAAAAATGCATTCAAAGCACTTTAATCGGTCATCCCAGAATAAATCTTATGAACACATTGACTTAAACTCAGACGACAGCCAAATGAGGAATGCATTAAGACTTTAAGTTTGTTAAGTAGGTTTTAACATCGATTAAAACGCGTTATATTTTTTTTTCGACAAAAGAGGCCCTCCTCATCAAACGATGTGGAAGGCCTTCGGTTGTTTATTGTTACTCACTCTCTCAAGAAGCACGATGCTCCAGTCGTAGTTTGTCTGCGACCATCGCAATAAATTCTGAATTCGTCGGTTTGGCTTT encodes:
- a CDS encoding DUF342 domain-containing protein, with the translated sequence MEIIYNDFFSMNTHEGDIFINTFKKGFPIRKFNELLREHPRILITEFTALKNALEKGEQNILVGKTKNIIECLISKDEMKADVKINCTVEELERDYDKYMNEIKEALKETAVIYGIKEEVLHSNLIAGKFFTIAEGVPPTDGNHAELIYIERSERKPTIREDGQANYYDMNFLVEVKKGEWIGERIPPQPGTPGKTVTGDSIQAKSGKDRSLSYDKISVTVSDEKDKTVLRAKREGIVEFTSGKISIGDHLVIDGDVGVETGNIEFEGNITIKGIIQSRFSVKASKDIYIQGEMGVSSCDNITSLYGSIFIKGGIFGHQETSIDAGKNVYVKHANECRIYADGDVHIGTYAKGCEIKSNNIFLDKRRGQLIGGVAEAHGMITVAVVGNRMERRTQLKVSGFDSIQLEYEVKNILSRYKQYLIEIERKRKVLSTLHSSLLELNDRQRIQLEHLEESLEMDLKELAEIDEKRLAMINWLDTKSEGLIEITKRTFSNVELEMKNSVKHLHEGMIGKYYLWNGQMNYE